A genomic region of Pseudomonas abietaniphila contains the following coding sequences:
- a CDS encoding 3-hydroxyacyl-CoA dehydrogenase NAD-binding domain-containing protein, with protein sequence MTDAIQYEIGPDQILTLTLDMPGQQANTMNATYRQAMGEVLARLHADKDTLVGVIVRSAKKTFFTGGDLNELIRVDASRAAWFYQMTMDLKAQLRALETLGKPVVAAINGAALGGGWEFCLACHHRIALDEKNVRLGLPEVTLGLLPGGGGTVRLVRMLGLEKALPLLMEGRNLSAQQAFKAGLVDQLATDVDDLLAKSREWILANPTPSKPWDRPGYQIPGGTPSHPKVAQMLAIAPSILRSKTHGCYPAPEKILAAAVEGAQVDFHTAEKIEARYFTELTTGQISKNMIGTWFQLNELNAGQSRPKAPPVYHMRKVGILGAGMMGGGIAYVTALAGVDVVLKDINLATAQKGKDYSVRLLDKQVATGRMSVEQRDAVLARIKTTGRDSDLEGCDLIIEAVFEDRELKAQVTAAAEQVVVPYAVIASNTSTLPITGLATAVSRQERFIGMHFFSPVDKMRLVEIIKGARTNDMTLARAFDFVQQINKTPIVVNDARGFFTSRVFATFTNEGIAMLGEGISAVMIETEARKAGMPVGPLAVSDEVSLSLMSHIRQQARKDLEAQGETVTDHPATAVIDLLLNEYTRAGKAAGGGFYDYPDGAPKRLWPELKARFENAEAQIAGQEIRDRLLFIQAIETVRCVEEGVLRSTTDANIGSIYGIGFPAWTGGALQFINQYGLKDFIARAQYLAEHYGERFQPPALLLEKALNGELF encoded by the coding sequence ATGACTGATGCCATCCAGTACGAAATCGGCCCCGATCAGATCCTCACGTTGACTCTGGACATGCCTGGCCAGCAGGCCAACACCATGAACGCGACGTATCGTCAGGCCATGGGCGAGGTGCTTGCTCGTCTGCACGCGGACAAGGACACGCTGGTTGGGGTGATCGTCCGATCAGCGAAAAAGACCTTTTTTACCGGTGGCGACCTCAACGAACTGATTCGGGTCGACGCCTCACGTGCGGCCTGGTTTTACCAGATGACGATGGACCTGAAGGCGCAACTTCGGGCGCTGGAAACCTTGGGCAAACCGGTCGTCGCCGCCATAAACGGGGCGGCGCTGGGCGGTGGCTGGGAGTTTTGCCTGGCGTGTCACCACCGTATCGCCCTCGATGAAAAAAACGTGCGCCTCGGTTTGCCCGAGGTCACGCTGGGGTTGCTCCCTGGCGGTGGCGGGACGGTGCGGCTGGTACGAATGCTGGGCCTGGAAAAGGCGCTGCCGTTGTTGATGGAAGGGCGCAACTTGAGTGCGCAGCAGGCGTTCAAGGCCGGGCTGGTCGATCAGCTCGCCACCGACGTCGACGATTTGCTCGCCAAGTCGCGGGAATGGATTCTGGCCAACCCGACGCCGAGCAAGCCATGGGACCGGCCGGGCTATCAGATTCCGGGTGGCACGCCGTCGCACCCCAAGGTCGCGCAGATGCTGGCGATTGCGCCGTCGATACTTCGCAGCAAGACCCACGGGTGTTATCCGGCCCCCGAGAAGATCCTCGCCGCCGCCGTGGAAGGCGCACAGGTGGACTTTCACACCGCCGAAAAAATCGAGGCGCGCTATTTCACCGAGCTCACCACCGGCCAGATCTCGAAGAACATGATCGGCACCTGGTTTCAACTCAACGAACTCAATGCAGGCCAGTCCAGGCCCAAGGCGCCGCCTGTTTATCACATGCGCAAGGTCGGGATTCTGGGCGCGGGGATGATGGGTGGCGGCATTGCCTACGTCACCGCACTGGCCGGTGTGGACGTGGTGCTCAAGGACATCAACCTGGCCACTGCCCAGAAGGGCAAGGACTACTCGGTGCGGCTGCTGGACAAGCAGGTTGCCACGGGCCGCATGAGCGTTGAGCAACGGGATGCGGTGTTGGCGCGCATCAAGACCACGGGCCGGGACAGTGACCTGGAAGGGTGCGACCTGATCATTGAAGCGGTGTTCGAAGACCGTGAACTCAAAGCGCAGGTGACGGCGGCCGCTGAACAGGTGGTCGTGCCCTATGCGGTGATCGCGTCCAACACCTCGACCTTGCCCATCACGGGCCTGGCGACCGCCGTCAGCCGGCAGGAGCGCTTCATCGGCATGCACTTCTTCAGTCCGGTGGACAAGATGCGCCTGGTGGAAATCATCAAGGGCGCGCGCACCAACGACATGACGCTCGCCCGCGCCTTCGACTTCGTGCAACAGATCAACAAGACCCCGATCGTGGTCAACGATGCCCGTGGGTTCTTTACCTCCAGGGTGTTTGCAACCTTCACCAACGAAGGCATTGCGATGCTTGGCGAGGGGATATCGGCGGTCATGATCGAAACCGAAGCGCGCAAGGCCGGAATGCCGGTCGGGCCGCTGGCGGTGTCGGACGAAGTCTCGTTGAGTCTGATGAGCCACATTCGTCAGCAAGCGCGCAAGGACCTGGAAGCACAGGGCGAGACGGTCACGGACCACCCGGCGACTGCGGTGATCGATCTCCTGCTCAATGAGTACACGCGTGCGGGCAAGGCGGCGGGTGGCGGCTTTTACGATTATCCCGACGGCGCGCCCAAACGGCTGTGGCCAGAACTCAAGGCGCGGTTCGAGAACGCCGAGGCTCAAATTGCCGGGCAGGAGATTCGTGATCGCCTGCTGTTCATTCAGGCGATAGAAACGGTGCGCTGTGTCGAAGAGGGCGTCCTGCGCTCGACCACCGACGCGAACATCGGCTCCATCTACGGTATCGGTTTTCCGGCCTGGACCGGTGGCGCGTTGCAATTCATCAATCAATACGGCCTCAAGGACTTCATTGCCCGCGCGCAATACCTGGCCGAGCACTACGGCGAGCGTTTCCAGCCCCCGGCCTTGCTGCTGGAAAAGGCGCTCAACGGCGAGTTGTTCTGA
- a CDS encoding acetyl-CoA C-acetyltransferase: MTEAFIFEALRTPRGRGKPDGALYSVKPVSLIAGLLREMQSRHQLDTRQVDDIVLGCVTPVGDQGADIAKTAALVANWAVSVAGVQVNRFCASGLEAVNLGAMKIRSDFEELVVVGGVESMSRVPMGSDGGAWVLDPQTNLHTHFTPQGIGADLIATLEGFSREDVDGFALQSQQKAARARDSGAFERSLVPVLDQNGLLLLDHDEFIRADTTLEGLARLKPSFEAMGQMGYDATALRVYSHVERIDHVHTPGNSSGIVDGAALMLLGSAQKGQELGLQPRARIVATAVTSTDPTIMLTGPAPATRKALARAGLKVEDIDLFEVNEAFASVVLKFIKDLRVDPQKVNVNGGSIALGHPLGATGCIILGTLLDELEARQLRYGLATLCVGGGMGIATIIERL; the protein is encoded by the coding sequence ATGACCGAGGCGTTTATTTTTGAGGCGTTGCGCACACCGCGAGGCAGAGGCAAACCCGATGGAGCGCTCTACAGCGTCAAGCCGGTGAGCCTGATCGCCGGGCTGTTGCGTGAGATGCAGTCGCGTCACCAGCTGGACACCCGCCAGGTCGATGACATCGTGCTGGGGTGCGTGACGCCGGTCGGCGATCAGGGCGCAGACATTGCCAAGACCGCCGCGCTGGTCGCTAACTGGGCGGTCAGTGTGGCGGGAGTACAGGTGAATCGCTTCTGTGCGTCGGGCCTTGAGGCCGTCAATCTGGGCGCGATGAAAATACGTTCCGACTTCGAGGAGCTGGTGGTGGTCGGCGGCGTCGAGTCGATGTCCCGCGTGCCCATGGGCAGCGATGGCGGCGCCTGGGTGCTGGACCCACAGACCAACCTGCACACGCACTTCACGCCGCAGGGCATTGGCGCCGACTTGATCGCGACGCTGGAAGGGTTCAGCCGTGAAGACGTCGACGGCTTTGCCCTGCAATCGCAACAGAAAGCGGCGCGTGCCCGAGACAGCGGCGCGTTCGAACGCTCGCTGGTCCCCGTGCTGGACCAGAACGGCCTGCTGTTGCTGGACCATGACGAATTCATCCGGGCCGACACGACGCTCGAAGGCCTGGCCAGGCTCAAACCCAGCTTTGAAGCCATGGGCCAGATGGGGTATGACGCCACGGCGCTGCGCGTGTACAGCCACGTCGAGCGCATCGACCATGTGCACACGCCGGGCAACAGTTCAGGCATCGTTGACGGTGCAGCCTTGATGCTGTTGGGTTCCGCGCAAAAAGGACAGGAACTGGGCCTGCAGCCGCGCGCCCGAATCGTGGCGACGGCCGTCACCAGCACCGATCCGACCATCATGCTCACGGGGCCCGCGCCGGCGACCCGAAAAGCCCTGGCGCGGGCAGGGCTCAAGGTCGAGGACATTGACCTGTTCGAAGTCAACGAAGCCTTCGCCTCGGTAGTGCTCAAGTTCATCAAGGACCTGCGCGTCGATCCGCAGAAGGTCAATGTCAATGGCGGTTCCATTGCCCTTGGCCATCCGCTCGGTGCCACAGGCTGCATCATCCTCGGCACGTTGCTGGATGAGCTTGAAGCGCGGCAACTGCGTTACGGCCTGGCAACCTTGTGCGTCGGTGGCGGCATGGGCATCGCGACGATTATCGAGCGGCTCTGA
- a CDS encoding magnesium and cobalt transport protein CorA has protein sequence MGRVVAAAVYSAGKKVTNITLDEGAAWAAKPGHFVWIGLEQPNAQELATLQKQFCLHELAIEDALEVHSRPKLETFGDALFIVTYAPIRENGKLIFIETHIFAGKGYIITSRNGDSKSYGLVRQRCEARPLLLEHGEDFVLYALLDFVTENYQPVTEAIHCELEELEHSVLSTELNESDIHRIHALRRDLLRLRRYVAPMVEIGEELQKLSFPFIDKNMRPYFRDVEIHVKRQMEDLANLRDIASQTIEIGLLLESSRQSLTQRKFAAWAAILAFPTAIAGIYGMNFQNMPELSWHYGYFAVLGVIVGGCGVLFASFKRSGWL, from the coding sequence ATGGGCCGAGTTGTCGCTGCCGCCGTTTACAGTGCCGGGAAAAAAGTCACCAACATCACCCTCGACGAAGGGGCTGCCTGGGCCGCAAAGCCTGGGCATTTCGTCTGGATCGGCCTTGAGCAGCCCAATGCTCAGGAACTCGCCACCCTGCAAAAACAGTTCTGCCTGCACGAGCTCGCCATCGAGGATGCGCTGGAGGTTCACAGCCGCCCCAAGCTGGAAACCTTCGGCGATGCGCTGTTCATCGTCACCTACGCGCCGATCCGCGAGAACGGAAAGCTCATCTTCATCGAAACGCATATCTTCGCGGGCAAGGGCTACATCATTACCTCGCGTAACGGGGACTCGAAGTCCTACGGTCTGGTGCGTCAGCGCTGCGAAGCACGCCCCTTGTTGCTGGAGCACGGGGAAGATTTCGTGCTGTATGCCCTGCTCGACTTCGTGACCGAGAACTACCAGCCGGTGACCGAAGCCATTCATTGCGAGCTGGAAGAGCTGGAGCACAGCGTGCTGAGCACAGAGCTCAACGAGTCCGATATTCATCGCATTCATGCCTTGCGCCGTGACCTGCTGCGGCTAAGGCGTTACGTGGCGCCCATGGTCGAGATCGGCGAAGAGTTGCAGAAGCTGAGCTTCCCGTTCATCGACAAGAACATGCGCCCGTATTTCCGCGACGTGGAAATTCATGTGAAGCGGCAGATGGAAGACCTGGCCAATCTGCGCGACATCGCCAGCCAGACCATTGAAATCGGGCTGCTGCTGGAGTCCTCGCGACAAAGCCTGACCCAGCGCAAGTTTGCCGCCTGGGCCGCGATTCTGGCGTTCCCAACGGCCATTGCCGGGATCTATGGCATGAACTTCCAGAACATGCCCGAGCTGAGCTGGCACTACGGCTACTTTGCCGTGCTGGGCGTGATTGTCGGCGGGTGCGGTGTGCTGTTCGCGAGCTTCAAGCGGTCGGGATGGCTGTAA
- a CDS encoding amidotransferase: MSLRICILETDVLRPELVDQYQGYGRMFESLFSRQPIPAEFVVYNVMQGDYPPDDERFDAYLITGSKADSFGTEPWIQTLKTYLLDRYKRGDKLLGVCFGHQLLALLLGGKTERATQGWGVGIHHYDLAPAKPWMSPAMDKLTLLISHQDQVTALPEGATVIASSEFCQFAAYHINDQVLCFQGHPEFIHDYSRTLLDIRQEALGEQVYSKGIASLEEDHHGTTVAEWMMRFVANKPQVA; the protein is encoded by the coding sequence ATGTCGTTACGCATCTGCATTCTGGAAACCGACGTTCTTCGCCCGGAACTGGTCGATCAATATCAAGGTTATGGGCGGATGTTCGAGTCACTGTTTTCCCGCCAGCCTATCCCCGCCGAATTTGTCGTCTACAACGTGATGCAGGGTGACTATCCCCCTGATGACGAGCGCTTCGACGCGTACCTGATTACCGGTTCCAAGGCTGACTCCTTTGGCACCGAGCCATGGATTCAGACCCTCAAGACCTACCTGCTGGATCGCTACAAACGTGGCGACAAGCTGTTGGGTGTGTGCTTCGGCCATCAGTTGCTGGCCCTGTTGCTCGGTGGCAAGACCGAGCGTGCCACCCAAGGCTGGGGCGTGGGCATTCATCACTACGATCTGGCGCCTGCGAAGCCGTGGATGAGCCCGGCGATGGACAAACTCACGCTGTTGATCAGCCATCAGGATCAGGTGACCGCCTTGCCGGAAGGCGCAACGGTCATTGCCTCCAGCGAGTTCTGCCAGTTCGCGGCGTATCACATCAACGATCAGGTGCTGTGCTTCCAGGGCCACCCGGAGTTCATCCACGACTACTCGCGCACCTTGCTCGATATTCGTCAGGAAGCACTGGGCGAGCAGGTCTACAGCAAGGGCATCGCCAGCCTGGAAGAGGATCACCACGGTACGACGGTGGCCGAATGGATGATGCGGTTTGTGGCGAACAAACCGCAGGTGGCTTAA
- a CDS encoding cytochrome c — protein sequence MRTLLLLAGALLALPLHAAQLTIDLANGSRTWSTEQLLTHPQARDIDVPDDVSYKRPMHYGAVPVAVLLEGVTSDAHLQAVATDGFAAELPAGPLLQKTGSQAWLAIEDPAHPWPGLSKDKPGAGPFYLVWTNPAASRISPEQWPYAVGKIRLLASVAERFPALLPDASLAANDPVNQGFALFQKNCFACHRLNGAGDSQLGPDLNIPHNPTEYFAGDYLKLYIRNPQALRQWPQAKMPAITPQVLSDEELDQVVKYLKHMAGRKVSH from the coding sequence TTGCGCACCCTCTTGCTGCTGGCTGGCGCCCTGCTGGCCCTGCCTCTTCACGCTGCTCAACTGACGATCGACCTTGCCAACGGCTCCCGCACCTGGAGCACCGAGCAACTGCTCACCCACCCGCAAGCCCGCGACATCGATGTACCTGACGATGTCTCCTACAAGCGTCCGATGCACTATGGCGCGGTGCCTGTGGCGGTCCTGCTGGAAGGCGTCACGAGCGATGCCCATCTGCAAGCCGTCGCCACCGATGGCTTTGCCGCCGAACTGCCTGCCGGTCCATTGCTGCAGAAAACAGGCTCGCAGGCTTGGCTTGCCATCGAAGACCCCGCGCATCCATGGCCGGGCCTGAGCAAGGACAAGCCCGGTGCCGGCCCGTTTTACCTGGTCTGGACCAACCCTGCCGCCAGCAGGATCAGCCCTGAACAATGGCCGTATGCGGTCGGCAAAATTCGCCTCTTGGCGTCCGTCGCTGAACGATTCCCCGCCCTGCTCCCCGACGCCAGTCTCGCCGCGAACGACCCGGTCAACCAGGGCTTTGCGTTGTTTCAGAAGAACTGCTTTGCCTGCCACCGTTTGAACGGCGCGGGCGATTCGCAACTGGGCCCCGATTTGAACATTCCCCATAACCCGACCGAGTACTTCGCCGGCGATTACCTGAAGCTGTACATCCGAAACCCGCAAGCCCTGCGCCAGTGGCCTCAAGCGAAGATGCCGGCGATTACCCCGCAAGTCTTATCGGATGAAGAGCTGGATCAGGTGGTGAAGTATCTGAAGCACATGGCGGGCAGGAAAGTCAGCCACTAA
- a CDS encoding rhodanese-like domain-containing protein, producing MRQMLAVFALGLSSITAHAGPVEQAQAVAAIREGKLAIDMRSQSDYESGTVLNAVRVDHRRLVNQLKQVMTDRNLALVIFSSSDARASKAQDKLVKAGYSSIINGGSYDELHNALYDLTDDPAE from the coding sequence ATGCGTCAGATGTTGGCAGTTTTCGCATTGGGTTTAAGCAGCATAACGGCGCATGCCGGACCGGTGGAGCAGGCGCAAGCGGTCGCCGCGATCAGGGAAGGCAAACTCGCCATCGATATGCGCAGCCAGAGCGATTACGAATCCGGCACGGTCCTCAACGCCGTGCGGGTAGATCATCGGCGCCTGGTCAACCAGCTCAAGCAGGTGATGACCGACCGCAACCTGGCCCTGGTGATTTTCAGCTCCAGCGACGCCCGCGCCAGCAAGGCCCAGGACAAACTGGTAAAAGCCGGTTACAGCAGTATCATCAACGGCGGCTCCTACGACGAACTGCACAACGCGCTGTACGACCTCACCGACGATCCTGCGGAGTAA